In Methanolacinia paynteri, the genomic stretch TGTAATAAGCGAAGCAAACCAGTATTCCTTAAGGATATCTTCTGCCTGTGAGAAATCCAGTGAAGGGGTGGTATACGTCGTCCCTTTGGAAGTGCTTTCCGGCTTGATGTATTCCGGGACAAGCAGTGTCGTACTGCTGGATGTGGCATCAAGAACCTCTACTTCCTGGTCTGTCCTTTGATCTATGGCATTTTGAAGTTCTGCAGCCGGGTCTGCAAGCTTCACGAAGACTGCAAATGATTCCAAGGCTGAAAGCGAGTAATCGAAATTAAGTGTGGTGTCTCCGTTTTCTGCAATATCCAGATCTAGTGAGTTGATTGTAATTGCAGATGCACCTGATACCAGAAGTGCCGCAGCCATAATCAGGGATACTATTACTATTCGTTTTGTCCTATTCGCCATAGACTCTATATGATCTGCTCAATCATATAAATCTAATTCTAGGAGCACGATAGAGTTTCAGAAGCGAAAAGAGGAACTTTAAGATTCCCGCCATTTGTTTTGAAGATCAGATTCCCGTGAATAAGTGATTTGCGTGACTTTTCCGGGAGAATTTTTATCCTGAATTCCTGCCTGTCTCCTGCAGAGAAAGATTCCGGGCTGATCTTCAGCCATTCCCTGTCTGTCTCTGCGGTACCGGTCAGGGTTCCTTCTCCTGCATTTTTTACTGAAAACAGGATGTCCGTTGGATTTTTAAGATCGATTCCTCTCAGGATTATCTTTTGGCTTTCCGGTTCGCACAGGGGCCGAAGGGAGAAGCCAATCTCTACAGGAACTTTTTTTGTCTCGGATGCTGCCCTGAGCAGGATATTTGCCCTGTACCTGATGCCCTCTTTTTTATTGGGAATTTTTGAAGGTTCTATAACAAATTCGAAGGTCTTTTTATTCCCTGATTCTCCCGTCTTCCGGATGTCGGTGATCCATGCCGCATCTCTTCCGACTGAAAGTTTTCCGTCTTTGCAGCCCGAGATCTCTACTTCGATTTTTCCTTTGACAGTGGTGCCGGAGTCCGTCCTGAAACTGAAGTGCCGGGGATCGCATTGGATGAGGCAGGATTTTATCTGGGCGGGGCCGGAGGCCGAATGGGCAATCTGCCTGTTCTCCCCTGTTTTAATCTTTGTTTTTGTATATGGGAAGAGATCTTTTCCTCCTCTCCGGGATAGTTCGCACCACGGGCACTCCTTCAGGTGCCCTCCGTACCAGTGGTTGGGGTTTGTGTTGCATCTTTTCAGTTTTCTTATCTCATCCGCAAGGCATCTGCACCAGTCGTCAGCCGAAGGTCTTTTGAGCGGATCTCCATGCCCTTTGACAAAACACTCTGAAAAAAGATCCCTGATGCACGGGGGAACGATGCCGTATGCAGGTGCATATCTTGGCGGCCGGATGTCCTTTCCCTTCTGCGGAACATACGGATAGATCCCCCTCAGGGTTTTCTGTTCGATAGTCGGGAGGTCCCAGACATCTTTTCCTGCTGCCTGGTAGGGGTGTGCACCGTTCATGAGCAGTCTGAAGATCACTATTCCAAGTGCAAACAGATCGGAGTTGTGCCTGGTAATCTCCTCCTTCCTGAAGTTTTTTCCCATTAGTTCGGGGGGGAGGAGTTCGCCCGTCCCGACCTTTGTGTAGAATGTCCTGCCGGTTTCCGGATTGCTCACCTGGAAGGAATCACAGTCGATGAACGATACTGCAGCCGTTCGTGCTATCAGGATATTTCTCGGGCTGAAGTCCCCTACGCAATGTCCTATTTCGTGGATCTTCGAGACGACGAACGAGATGTTGTATGCGGCTGTCATGAGATACTGCCACGAGAATGACCCGCCAAGCATTTTAAGCCGGTCGCCGGGATCGTAATACATGTGCGATTCCCTGAACATCCCGGTATCTATTTTGGGCATTGCATAACCGACAAATCTGCGTTTTCCGTTGTCTGCCATGTACAGGGGGGAAGAGGGCCATGCTATCGAACTCGAGGAGATCTCGTCTGCAGGTTTCGTGAGTCCTCCGCCGGGCGGATATTTCACCATCGTCAGGATCTTTTCGTGGAGCTCTTCGGAGATTCCGGTTTTGAAAAATATCTTTGCGCAGTTGTCTGGTTCTCCTTCGATGGCGTAGATTGCTCCTTCCCCTCCGCTTTTGCCTGTAAAGATCAGCCGTATCTTCTTTCCGGAGTTATCGAAGACTTCAATTTTTTCCGGGATCATACAGGGCGATCCTCCCTTTTTTCAGCAACAGCGATTACAAGCGTTTTGTCGTCATCGGAGTTCTCGTTCATCTTATCCGATTCAAGGAACCTGACGATCTCTTTGGATGCTTCTTCTTCATCAGCTACATCTTTTGCATAGGTGAAGATCGGCCGGAAAAAAGGTTCGTATGGGAGATATTCCCCGTTTTTTCTCACTAAAAATGCCCGCTGGCATCCGTCGGTAAATGCCGCGAATACGCTGACATACGGGATATTCTCATTTATCCTGATATTATCTTCTATCTTCCCGGAAGTCAGGGGAGTTACCTCGTTTACATATTCCGAGTTGCCGGGATCTGAGATTATCCTGATCTCGTCTTGGATCAGTGCAGTAACGGCGCCATCGCCGATATGCCCGGTTGTGAGGTATCTTTCCCAGGTAAATGCGACGATCAGGGTACATGCCAGTTTTTTCAGCGGGTACCCGTTATCACCGGCAAAATCCTCTAGTGCGGTTCTTGAGGCAGAGAATGCTTCCGTTATTATATCCCGGTTTTTCATCAATGATGCGTCAGGGATTCCATAGTCACTGTTTGTGAAAAGAGATTTTATCTTGTCTACAGCAGTATTTACTGCAAT encodes the following:
- a CDS encoding helix-hairpin-helix domain-containing protein → MIPEKIEVFDNSGKKIRLIFTGKSGGEGAIYAIEGEPDNCAKIFFKTGISEELHEKILTMVKYPPGGGLTKPADEISSSSIAWPSSPLYMADNGKRRFVGYAMPKIDTGMFRESHMYYDPGDRLKMLGGSFSWQYLMTAAYNISFVVSKIHEIGHCVGDFSPRNILIARTAAVSFIDCDSFQVSNPETGRTFYTKVGTGELLPPELMGKNFRKEEITRHNSDLFALGIVIFRLLMNGAHPYQAAGKDVWDLPTIEQKTLRGIYPYVPQKGKDIRPPRYAPAYGIVPPCIRDLFSECFVKGHGDPLKRPSADDWCRCLADEIRKLKRCNTNPNHWYGGHLKECPWCELSRRGGKDLFPYTKTKIKTGENRQIAHSASGPAQIKSCLIQCDPRHFSFRTDSGTTVKGKIEVEISGCKDGKLSVGRDAAWITDIRKTGESGNKKTFEFVIEPSKIPNKKEGIRYRANILLRAASETKKVPVEIGFSLRPLCEPESQKIILRGIDLKNPTDILFSVKNAGEGTLTGTAETDREWLKISPESFSAGDRQEFRIKILPEKSRKSLIHGNLIFKTNGGNLKVPLFASETLSCS
- a CDS encoding PP2C family serine/threonine-protein phosphatase — translated: MPVFGGKTTGSSHIKKGVPCQDAFRSEKTDSGEIIVAVADGLGSAEHSEIGAKIAVNTAVDKIKSLFTNSDYGIPDASLMKNRDIITEAFSASRTALEDFAGDNGYPLKKLACTLIVAFTWERYLTTGHIGDGAVTALIQDEIRIISDPGNSEYVNEVTPLTSGKIEDNIRINENIPYVSVFAAFTDGCQRAFLVRKNGEYLPYEPFFRPIFTYAKDVADEEEASKEIVRFLESDKMNENSDDDKTLVIAVAEKREDRPV